The Acomys russatus chromosome 1, mAcoRus1.1, whole genome shotgun sequence genome has a window encoding:
- the Dlst gene encoding dihydrolipoyllysine-residue succinyltransferase component of 2-oxoglutarate dehydrogenase complex, mitochondrial has product MLSRSRCVSRAFSRSLSAFQKGNCPLGRRSLPGVSLCQGPGYPDSRKMVINNSSVFSIRFFQTTAVCKNDVITVQTPAFAESVTEGDVRWEKAVGDAVAEDEVVCEIETDKTSVQVPSPANGIIEALLVPDGGKVEGGTPLFTLRKTGAAPAKAKPAEAPATAPKAEPEAAAAPPPLVAPPPTQMPPAPSPSQLPSSKPVSTIKPTAAPPLAEPGAAKGLRSEHREKMNRMRQRIAQRLKEAQNTCAMLTTFNEVDMSNIQEMRARHKDAFLKKHNLKLGFMSAFVKASAFALQEQPVVNAVIDDAAKEVVYRDYIDISVAVATPRGLVVPVIRNVETMNYADIERTINELGEKARKNELAIEDMDGGTFTISNGGVFGSLFGTPIINPPQSAILGMHGIFDRPVAVGGKVEVRPMMYVALTYDHRLIDGREAVTFLRKIKAAVEDPRVLLLDL; this is encoded by the exons ATGCTGTCCCGGTCCCGCTGCGTGTCCCGGGCGTTCAGCCGCTCGCTTTCTGCCTTCCAGAAG GGGAACTGCCCTCTGGGGAGACGTTCCCTGCCTG GGGTCTCCTTATGTCAGGGACCAGGTTACCCTGACAGCAGGAAGATGGT CATTAACAACAGTAGCGTCTTCAGTATTCGCTTCTTCCAAACCACGGCTGTGTGTA AGAATGACGTGATCACAGTCCAAACCCCAGCGTTTGCAGAGTCCGTCACAGAGGGAGATGTCAGGTGGGAGAAAG CTGTTGGAGATGCGGTGGCAGAAGATGAAGTAGTGTGTGAGATTGAGACGGACAAG aCATCTGTGCAGGTTCCATCACCAGCAAATGGCATCATTGAAGCTCTCTTGGTACCTGATGGGGGCAAAGTTGAAGGAGGGACTCCTCTTTTCACACTCAGGAAAACTGGTG ctgctcCTGCTAAAGCCAAACCAGCTGAAGCTCCTGCTACAGCCCCAAAAGCGGAGCctgaagcagcagcagcccctcctccccttgtagcccctcctcccactcagATGCCACCAGCACCCTCACCCTCACAACTTCCTTCTAGCAAACCAG TGTCTACAATAAAGCCCACTGCTGCCCCTCCACTGGCTGAGCCAGGAGCTGCTAAAGGTCTGCGTTCAGAACATCGG GAAAAAATGAACCGGATGCGGCAGCGCATTGCTCAGCGTCTGAAGGAAGCCCAGAACACATGTGCAATGCTGACCACTTTTAATGAGGTCGACATGAG TAACATCCAAGAGATGAGAGCTCGGCACAAAGATGCTTTTCTGAAGAAACATAACCTCAAACTAGGCTTCATGTCAGCGTTTGTGAAGGCCTCGGCGTTTGCCTTGCAGGAGCAGCCTGTGGTAAATGCAG TGATTGACGATGCAGCCAAAGAAGTGGTGTATAGAGACTATATCGACATCAGTGTTGCGGTTGCCACCCCGAGG GGTCTTGTGGTTCCTGTCATCAGGAATGTGGAAACTATGAATTATGCAGATATTGAACGGACCATTAATGAACTAGGAGAGAAG GCCCGGAAAAATGAACTTGCCATTGAAGATATGGACGGTGGTACTTTCACcattagcaatggaggagttttcgGCTCACTTTTTGGAACACCCATTATCAACCCTCCTCAGTCTGCCATTCTGGGCATGCATGGCATCTTCGACAGGCCTGTGGCGGTGGGAGGCAAG gtGGAAGTGCGGCCTATGATGTATGTTGCCCTGACCTATGACCACCGGCTGATCGATGGCAGAGAGGCTGTGACCTTCCTCCGAAAAATCAAGGCAGCAGTAGAAGATCCAAGAGTCCTCCTCCTAGACCTTTAG
- the Rps6kl1 gene encoding ribosomal protein S6 kinase-like 1 isoform X5 → MSLVACECPPGPGVEPEPCSRARSQACVYLEQIRNRVATGTPDMTKRDYLVDAATQIHLALERDVSEDYEAAFNHYQNGVDVLLRGVHVDPNKERREAVKLKIAKYLRRAEEIFNCHLQRTLGSGSCPNTGFSSLRLRPIRTLSSALEQLRGCRVVGIIKKVQLVQDPATGGTFVVKSLPRCHMVSRERLTIIPHGVPHMTKLLRYFVSEDSIFLHLEHVQGGTLWSHLLSQAHCQSSGLKSASAQEKSKAQLNTHLSLMTSAKLIPGHTLGQGRIPTEPPWTSQSLPPTKEIPSLQRQREADGEPSARTSAFYASGLTETPCSHLRSQVRRAGQNWNPAPTGRLHWVREGADRVLGACGRGRGQNPTSVNRASLGSGRAAWSLREDQVTLWAAEILLALEALHEQGVLCRDLNPQNLLLDQAEGHIQLTYFGQWSEVEPQCSQEAVDCLYSAPEVGGISELTEACDWWSYGSLLYELLTGTALSQSHPSGFQAHTQLQLPEWLSRPASSLLTEYYPMEPTHGVRGG, encoded by the exons ATGAGCCTGGTAGCCTGTGAATGTCCACCTGGCCCAGGTGTGGAGCCAGAGCCCTGTTCGCGAGCACGGTCCCAGGCCTGCGTGTACCTGGAACAGATTCGTAACCGGGTAGCTACAGGGACACCTGACATGACCAAGCGTGACTACCTGGTAGATGCAGCTACACAGATTCACCTGGCCCTGGAGCGAGATGTTAGCGAAGACTACGAGGCGGCCTTCAACCACTATCAGAATGGTGTGGATGTGCTGCTCCGTGGTGTGCATG TTGACCCCAACAAGGAGAGACGTGAAGCTGTAAAGCTGAAAATTGCCAAGTACCTACGGAGGGCAGAGGAGATCTTCAACTGCCACCTGCAGCGGACACTAGGCAGTGGATCTTGCCCCAACACG GGCTTCAGCAGCTTGAGGCTCCGGCCCATCCGAACGCTGAGCTCTGCTCTGGAGCAGCTGAGGGGATGCAGGGTCGTCGGGATCATCAAGAAG GTGCAGTTGGTCCAGGACCCAGCAACAGGAGGAACCTTCGTTGTGAAG agccTTCCCAGGTGCCACATGGTAAGCCGGGAGCGGCTGACAATCATTCCACATGGAGTCCCCCACATGACAAAGCTGTTGCGGTACTTCGTGAGTGAGGACTCCATCTTCTTGCACCTGGAGCATGTGCAAG GAGGCACTCTTTGGTCACATCTACTCTCCCAGGCCCACTGTCAGTCTTCTGGGCTCAAGTCTGCCTCTGCCCAGGAGAAGTCAAAGGCCCAGCTCAACACCCACCTCAGCCTCATGACGTCAGCGAAGCTCATACCAGGCCACACCTTGGGGCAGGGCAGAATCCCAACGGAGCCTCCATGGACTTCTCAAAGCCTTCCACCGACCAAGGAGATCCCATCTCTCCAGCGTCAGAGAGAGGCTGACGGTGAACCTTCAGCCAGGACCAGTGCTTTCTATGCTTCAGGCCTCACAGAGACCCCATGTAGCCACTTGCGCAGTCAAGTCAGGCGAGCAGGCCAGAATTGGAACCCTGCACCCACTGGGAGGCTCCACTGGGTACGGGAAGGGGCTGACCGGGTGCTAGGGGCCTGTGGCCGAGGCAGAGGTCAGAACCCCACATCAGTGAACAGGGCCAGCCTGGGGAGTGGACGAGCTGCCTGGAGCCTGAGGGAGGATCAGGTGACGCTGTGGGCGGCTGAGATTCTGTTGGCCCTGGAGGCACTGCATGAGCAGGGGGTGCTGTGCCGGGACCTCAACCCGCAGAACCTACTTCTGGACCAGGCAG AAGGTCACATCCAGCTTACATATTTTGGCCAGTGGTCAGAAGTGGAACCTCAGTGCAGCCAGGAGGCTGTGGACTGCCTGTACAGTGCTCCAG AGGTTGGGGGCATTTCTGAGCTgactgaagcctgtgactggtGGAGCTATGGGTCACTTCTATATGAACTACTCACAGGAACG GCACTGTCCCAGAGCCACCCCTCAGGATTCCAGGCCCACACCCAACTCCAGCTGCCTGAGTGGCTCAGCCGCCCAGCATCTTCTCTGCTGACTGAG TACTATCCAATGGAACCGACTCATGGGGTAAGAGGTGGGTAA
- the Rps6kl1 gene encoding ribosomal protein S6 kinase-like 1 isoform X4: MSLVACECPPGPGVEPEPCSRARSQACVYLEQIRNRVATGTPDMTKRDYLVDAATQIHLALERDVSEDYEAAFNHYQNGVDVLLRGVHVDPNKERREAVKLKIAKYLRRAEEIFNCHLQRTLGSGSCPNTGFSSLRLRPIRTLSSALEQLRGCRVVGIIKKSLPRCHMVSRERLTIIPHGVPHMTKLLRYFVSEDSIFLHLEHVQGGTLWSHLLSQAHCQSSGLKSASAQEKSKAQLNTHLSLMTSAKLIPGHTLGQGRIPTEPPWTSQSLPPTKEIPSLQRQREADGEPSARTSAFYASGLTETPCSHLRSQVRRAGQNWNPAPTGRLHWVREGADRVLGACGRGRGQNPTSVNRASLGSGRAAWSLREDQVTLWAAEILLALEALHEQGVLCRDLNPQNLLLDQAGHIQLTYFGQWSEVEPQCSQEAVDCLYSAPEVGGISELTEACDWWSYGSLLYELLTGTALSQSHPSGFQAHTQLQLPEWLSRPASSLLTELLQFDPQRRLGAGSGGTSKLKSHPFFSTIQWNRLMG; the protein is encoded by the exons ATGAGCCTGGTAGCCTGTGAATGTCCACCTGGCCCAGGTGTGGAGCCAGAGCCCTGTTCGCGAGCACGGTCCCAGGCCTGCGTGTACCTGGAACAGATTCGTAACCGGGTAGCTACAGGGACACCTGACATGACCAAGCGTGACTACCTGGTAGATGCAGCTACACAGATTCACCTGGCCCTGGAGCGAGATGTTAGCGAAGACTACGAGGCGGCCTTCAACCACTATCAGAATGGTGTGGATGTGCTGCTCCGTGGTGTGCATG TTGACCCCAACAAGGAGAGACGTGAAGCTGTAAAGCTGAAAATTGCCAAGTACCTACGGAGGGCAGAGGAGATCTTCAACTGCCACCTGCAGCGGACACTAGGCAGTGGATCTTGCCCCAACACG GGCTTCAGCAGCTTGAGGCTCCGGCCCATCCGAACGCTGAGCTCTGCTCTGGAGCAGCTGAGGGGATGCAGGGTCGTCGGGATCATCAAGAAG agccTTCCCAGGTGCCACATGGTAAGCCGGGAGCGGCTGACAATCATTCCACATGGAGTCCCCCACATGACAAAGCTGTTGCGGTACTTCGTGAGTGAGGACTCCATCTTCTTGCACCTGGAGCATGTGCAAG GAGGCACTCTTTGGTCACATCTACTCTCCCAGGCCCACTGTCAGTCTTCTGGGCTCAAGTCTGCCTCTGCCCAGGAGAAGTCAAAGGCCCAGCTCAACACCCACCTCAGCCTCATGACGTCAGCGAAGCTCATACCAGGCCACACCTTGGGGCAGGGCAGAATCCCAACGGAGCCTCCATGGACTTCTCAAAGCCTTCCACCGACCAAGGAGATCCCATCTCTCCAGCGTCAGAGAGAGGCTGACGGTGAACCTTCAGCCAGGACCAGTGCTTTCTATGCTTCAGGCCTCACAGAGACCCCATGTAGCCACTTGCGCAGTCAAGTCAGGCGAGCAGGCCAGAATTGGAACCCTGCACCCACTGGGAGGCTCCACTGGGTACGGGAAGGGGCTGACCGGGTGCTAGGGGCCTGTGGCCGAGGCAGAGGTCAGAACCCCACATCAGTGAACAGGGCCAGCCTGGGGAGTGGACGAGCTGCCTGGAGCCTGAGGGAGGATCAGGTGACGCTGTGGGCGGCTGAGATTCTGTTGGCCCTGGAGGCACTGCATGAGCAGGGGGTGCTGTGCCGGGACCTCAACCCGCAGAACCTACTTCTGGACCAGGCAG GTCACATCCAGCTTACATATTTTGGCCAGTGGTCAGAAGTGGAACCTCAGTGCAGCCAGGAGGCTGTGGACTGCCTGTACAGTGCTCCAG AGGTTGGGGGCATTTCTGAGCTgactgaagcctgtgactggtGGAGCTATGGGTCACTTCTATATGAACTACTCACAGGAACG GCACTGTCCCAGAGCCACCCCTCAGGATTCCAGGCCCACACCCAACTCCAGCTGCCTGAGTGGCTCAGCCGCCCAGCATCTTCTCTGCTGACTGAG CTGTTGCAGTTTGATCCCCAGCGGCGCCTAGGTGCTGGAAGTGGTGGCACCAGCAAACTCAAGTCCCACCCCTTTTTTAGTACTATCCAATGGAACCGACTCATGGGGTAA
- the Rps6kl1 gene encoding ribosomal protein S6 kinase-like 1 isoform X3, with the protein MSLVACECPPGPGVEPEPCSRARSQACVYLEQIRNRVATGTPDMTKRDYLVDAATQIHLALERDVSEDYEAAFNHYQNGVDVLLRGVHVDPNKERREAVKLKIAKYLRRAEEIFNCHLQRTLGSGSCPNTGFSSLRLRPIRTLSSALEQLRGCRVVGIIKKSLPRCHMVSRERLTIIPHGVPHMTKLLRYFVSEDSIFLHLEHVQGGTLWSHLLSQAHCQSSGLKSASAQEKSKAQLNTHLSLMTSAKLIPGHTLGQGRIPTEPPWTSQSLPPTKEIPSLQRQREADGEPSARTSAFYASGLTETPCSHLRSQVRRAGQNWNPAPTGRLHWVREGADRVLGACGRGRGQNPTSVNRASLGSGRAAWSLREDQVTLWAAEILLALEALHEQGVLCRDLNPQNLLLDQAEGHIQLTYFGQWSEVEPQCSQEAVDCLYSAPEVGGISELTEACDWWSYGSLLYELLTGTALSQSHPSGFQAHTQLQLPEWLSRPASSLLTELLQFDPQRRLGAGSGGTSKLKSHPFFSTIQWNRLMG; encoded by the exons ATGAGCCTGGTAGCCTGTGAATGTCCACCTGGCCCAGGTGTGGAGCCAGAGCCCTGTTCGCGAGCACGGTCCCAGGCCTGCGTGTACCTGGAACAGATTCGTAACCGGGTAGCTACAGGGACACCTGACATGACCAAGCGTGACTACCTGGTAGATGCAGCTACACAGATTCACCTGGCCCTGGAGCGAGATGTTAGCGAAGACTACGAGGCGGCCTTCAACCACTATCAGAATGGTGTGGATGTGCTGCTCCGTGGTGTGCATG TTGACCCCAACAAGGAGAGACGTGAAGCTGTAAAGCTGAAAATTGCCAAGTACCTACGGAGGGCAGAGGAGATCTTCAACTGCCACCTGCAGCGGACACTAGGCAGTGGATCTTGCCCCAACACG GGCTTCAGCAGCTTGAGGCTCCGGCCCATCCGAACGCTGAGCTCTGCTCTGGAGCAGCTGAGGGGATGCAGGGTCGTCGGGATCATCAAGAAG agccTTCCCAGGTGCCACATGGTAAGCCGGGAGCGGCTGACAATCATTCCACATGGAGTCCCCCACATGACAAAGCTGTTGCGGTACTTCGTGAGTGAGGACTCCATCTTCTTGCACCTGGAGCATGTGCAAG GAGGCACTCTTTGGTCACATCTACTCTCCCAGGCCCACTGTCAGTCTTCTGGGCTCAAGTCTGCCTCTGCCCAGGAGAAGTCAAAGGCCCAGCTCAACACCCACCTCAGCCTCATGACGTCAGCGAAGCTCATACCAGGCCACACCTTGGGGCAGGGCAGAATCCCAACGGAGCCTCCATGGACTTCTCAAAGCCTTCCACCGACCAAGGAGATCCCATCTCTCCAGCGTCAGAGAGAGGCTGACGGTGAACCTTCAGCCAGGACCAGTGCTTTCTATGCTTCAGGCCTCACAGAGACCCCATGTAGCCACTTGCGCAGTCAAGTCAGGCGAGCAGGCCAGAATTGGAACCCTGCACCCACTGGGAGGCTCCACTGGGTACGGGAAGGGGCTGACCGGGTGCTAGGGGCCTGTGGCCGAGGCAGAGGTCAGAACCCCACATCAGTGAACAGGGCCAGCCTGGGGAGTGGACGAGCTGCCTGGAGCCTGAGGGAGGATCAGGTGACGCTGTGGGCGGCTGAGATTCTGTTGGCCCTGGAGGCACTGCATGAGCAGGGGGTGCTGTGCCGGGACCTCAACCCGCAGAACCTACTTCTGGACCAGGCAG AAGGTCACATCCAGCTTACATATTTTGGCCAGTGGTCAGAAGTGGAACCTCAGTGCAGCCAGGAGGCTGTGGACTGCCTGTACAGTGCTCCAG AGGTTGGGGGCATTTCTGAGCTgactgaagcctgtgactggtGGAGCTATGGGTCACTTCTATATGAACTACTCACAGGAACG GCACTGTCCCAGAGCCACCCCTCAGGATTCCAGGCCCACACCCAACTCCAGCTGCCTGAGTGGCTCAGCCGCCCAGCATCTTCTCTGCTGACTGAG CTGTTGCAGTTTGATCCCCAGCGGCGCCTAGGTGCTGGAAGTGGTGGCACCAGCAAACTCAAGTCCCACCCCTTTTTTAGTACTATCCAATGGAACCGACTCATGGGGTAA
- the Rps6kl1 gene encoding ribosomal protein S6 kinase-like 1 isoform X2 — translation MSLVACECPPGPGVEPEPCSRARSQACVYLEQIRNRVATGTPDMTKRDYLVDAATQIHLALERDVSEDYEAAFNHYQNGVDVLLRGVHVDPNKERREAVKLKIAKYLRRAEEIFNCHLQRTLGSGSCPNTGFSSLRLRPIRTLSSALEQLRGCRVVGIIKKVQLVQDPATGGTFVVKSLPRCHMVSRERLTIIPHGVPHMTKLLRYFVSEDSIFLHLEHVQGGTLWSHLLSQAHCQSSGLKSASAQEKSKAQLNTHLSLMTSAKLIPGHTLGQGRIPTEPPWTSQSLPPTKEIPSLQRQREADGEPSARTSAFYASGLTETPCSHLRSQVRRAGQNWNPAPTGRLHWVREGADRVLGACGRGRGQNPTSVNRASLGSGRAAWSLREDQVTLWAAEILLALEALHEQGVLCRDLNPQNLLLDQAGHIQLTYFGQWSEVEPQCSQEAVDCLYSAPEVGGISELTEACDWWSYGSLLYELLTGTALSQSHPSGFQAHTQLQLPEWLSRPASSLLTELLQFDPQRRLGAGSGGTSKLKSHPFFSTIQWNRLMG, via the exons ATGAGCCTGGTAGCCTGTGAATGTCCACCTGGCCCAGGTGTGGAGCCAGAGCCCTGTTCGCGAGCACGGTCCCAGGCCTGCGTGTACCTGGAACAGATTCGTAACCGGGTAGCTACAGGGACACCTGACATGACCAAGCGTGACTACCTGGTAGATGCAGCTACACAGATTCACCTGGCCCTGGAGCGAGATGTTAGCGAAGACTACGAGGCGGCCTTCAACCACTATCAGAATGGTGTGGATGTGCTGCTCCGTGGTGTGCATG TTGACCCCAACAAGGAGAGACGTGAAGCTGTAAAGCTGAAAATTGCCAAGTACCTACGGAGGGCAGAGGAGATCTTCAACTGCCACCTGCAGCGGACACTAGGCAGTGGATCTTGCCCCAACACG GGCTTCAGCAGCTTGAGGCTCCGGCCCATCCGAACGCTGAGCTCTGCTCTGGAGCAGCTGAGGGGATGCAGGGTCGTCGGGATCATCAAGAAG GTGCAGTTGGTCCAGGACCCAGCAACAGGAGGAACCTTCGTTGTGAAG agccTTCCCAGGTGCCACATGGTAAGCCGGGAGCGGCTGACAATCATTCCACATGGAGTCCCCCACATGACAAAGCTGTTGCGGTACTTCGTGAGTGAGGACTCCATCTTCTTGCACCTGGAGCATGTGCAAG GAGGCACTCTTTGGTCACATCTACTCTCCCAGGCCCACTGTCAGTCTTCTGGGCTCAAGTCTGCCTCTGCCCAGGAGAAGTCAAAGGCCCAGCTCAACACCCACCTCAGCCTCATGACGTCAGCGAAGCTCATACCAGGCCACACCTTGGGGCAGGGCAGAATCCCAACGGAGCCTCCATGGACTTCTCAAAGCCTTCCACCGACCAAGGAGATCCCATCTCTCCAGCGTCAGAGAGAGGCTGACGGTGAACCTTCAGCCAGGACCAGTGCTTTCTATGCTTCAGGCCTCACAGAGACCCCATGTAGCCACTTGCGCAGTCAAGTCAGGCGAGCAGGCCAGAATTGGAACCCTGCACCCACTGGGAGGCTCCACTGGGTACGGGAAGGGGCTGACCGGGTGCTAGGGGCCTGTGGCCGAGGCAGAGGTCAGAACCCCACATCAGTGAACAGGGCCAGCCTGGGGAGTGGACGAGCTGCCTGGAGCCTGAGGGAGGATCAGGTGACGCTGTGGGCGGCTGAGATTCTGTTGGCCCTGGAGGCACTGCATGAGCAGGGGGTGCTGTGCCGGGACCTCAACCCGCAGAACCTACTTCTGGACCAGGCAG GTCACATCCAGCTTACATATTTTGGCCAGTGGTCAGAAGTGGAACCTCAGTGCAGCCAGGAGGCTGTGGACTGCCTGTACAGTGCTCCAG AGGTTGGGGGCATTTCTGAGCTgactgaagcctgtgactggtGGAGCTATGGGTCACTTCTATATGAACTACTCACAGGAACG GCACTGTCCCAGAGCCACCCCTCAGGATTCCAGGCCCACACCCAACTCCAGCTGCCTGAGTGGCTCAGCCGCCCAGCATCTTCTCTGCTGACTGAG CTGTTGCAGTTTGATCCCCAGCGGCGCCTAGGTGCTGGAAGTGGTGGCACCAGCAAACTCAAGTCCCACCCCTTTTTTAGTACTATCCAATGGAACCGACTCATGGGGTAA
- the Rps6kl1 gene encoding ribosomal protein S6 kinase-like 1 isoform X1, whose translation MSLVACECPPGPGVEPEPCSRARSQACVYLEQIRNRVATGTPDMTKRDYLVDAATQIHLALERDVSEDYEAAFNHYQNGVDVLLRGVHVDPNKERREAVKLKIAKYLRRAEEIFNCHLQRTLGSGSCPNTGFSSLRLRPIRTLSSALEQLRGCRVVGIIKKVQLVQDPATGGTFVVKSLPRCHMVSRERLTIIPHGVPHMTKLLRYFVSEDSIFLHLEHVQGGTLWSHLLSQAHCQSSGLKSASAQEKSKAQLNTHLSLMTSAKLIPGHTLGQGRIPTEPPWTSQSLPPTKEIPSLQRQREADGEPSARTSAFYASGLTETPCSHLRSQVRRAGQNWNPAPTGRLHWVREGADRVLGACGRGRGQNPTSVNRASLGSGRAAWSLREDQVTLWAAEILLALEALHEQGVLCRDLNPQNLLLDQAEGHIQLTYFGQWSEVEPQCSQEAVDCLYSAPEVGGISELTEACDWWSYGSLLYELLTGTALSQSHPSGFQAHTQLQLPEWLSRPASSLLTELLQFDPQRRLGAGSGGTSKLKSHPFFSTIQWNRLMG comes from the exons ATGAGCCTGGTAGCCTGTGAATGTCCACCTGGCCCAGGTGTGGAGCCAGAGCCCTGTTCGCGAGCACGGTCCCAGGCCTGCGTGTACCTGGAACAGATTCGTAACCGGGTAGCTACAGGGACACCTGACATGACCAAGCGTGACTACCTGGTAGATGCAGCTACACAGATTCACCTGGCCCTGGAGCGAGATGTTAGCGAAGACTACGAGGCGGCCTTCAACCACTATCAGAATGGTGTGGATGTGCTGCTCCGTGGTGTGCATG TTGACCCCAACAAGGAGAGACGTGAAGCTGTAAAGCTGAAAATTGCCAAGTACCTACGGAGGGCAGAGGAGATCTTCAACTGCCACCTGCAGCGGACACTAGGCAGTGGATCTTGCCCCAACACG GGCTTCAGCAGCTTGAGGCTCCGGCCCATCCGAACGCTGAGCTCTGCTCTGGAGCAGCTGAGGGGATGCAGGGTCGTCGGGATCATCAAGAAG GTGCAGTTGGTCCAGGACCCAGCAACAGGAGGAACCTTCGTTGTGAAG agccTTCCCAGGTGCCACATGGTAAGCCGGGAGCGGCTGACAATCATTCCACATGGAGTCCCCCACATGACAAAGCTGTTGCGGTACTTCGTGAGTGAGGACTCCATCTTCTTGCACCTGGAGCATGTGCAAG GAGGCACTCTTTGGTCACATCTACTCTCCCAGGCCCACTGTCAGTCTTCTGGGCTCAAGTCTGCCTCTGCCCAGGAGAAGTCAAAGGCCCAGCTCAACACCCACCTCAGCCTCATGACGTCAGCGAAGCTCATACCAGGCCACACCTTGGGGCAGGGCAGAATCCCAACGGAGCCTCCATGGACTTCTCAAAGCCTTCCACCGACCAAGGAGATCCCATCTCTCCAGCGTCAGAGAGAGGCTGACGGTGAACCTTCAGCCAGGACCAGTGCTTTCTATGCTTCAGGCCTCACAGAGACCCCATGTAGCCACTTGCGCAGTCAAGTCAGGCGAGCAGGCCAGAATTGGAACCCTGCACCCACTGGGAGGCTCCACTGGGTACGGGAAGGGGCTGACCGGGTGCTAGGGGCCTGTGGCCGAGGCAGAGGTCAGAACCCCACATCAGTGAACAGGGCCAGCCTGGGGAGTGGACGAGCTGCCTGGAGCCTGAGGGAGGATCAGGTGACGCTGTGGGCGGCTGAGATTCTGTTGGCCCTGGAGGCACTGCATGAGCAGGGGGTGCTGTGCCGGGACCTCAACCCGCAGAACCTACTTCTGGACCAGGCAG AAGGTCACATCCAGCTTACATATTTTGGCCAGTGGTCAGAAGTGGAACCTCAGTGCAGCCAGGAGGCTGTGGACTGCCTGTACAGTGCTCCAG AGGTTGGGGGCATTTCTGAGCTgactgaagcctgtgactggtGGAGCTATGGGTCACTTCTATATGAACTACTCACAGGAACG GCACTGTCCCAGAGCCACCCCTCAGGATTCCAGGCCCACACCCAACTCCAGCTGCCTGAGTGGCTCAGCCGCCCAGCATCTTCTCTGCTGACTGAG CTGTTGCAGTTTGATCCCCAGCGGCGCCTAGGTGCTGGAAGTGGTGGCACCAGCAAACTCAAGTCCCACCCCTTTTTTAGTACTATCCAATGGAACCGACTCATGGGGTAA